In the Bernardetia sp. genome, one interval contains:
- a CDS encoding class I SAM-dependent methyltransferase: MNEQDKDYEDYKNEQEKEPNDYLEANRKMWNSLTEAHRDSNFYNVAQFKKDRNSLNSIEINEVGDVKGKSLLHLQCHFGMDTLSWANMGAKVTGMDMSDASIELAGELSREIETPANFVVSDVYSLRDNLEGEFDIVFTSYGAIGWLPDLNKWAEIVASYIKEGGFFYMVEFHPVIYMYEWGNNFALQYSYFNESSIVEEVEQSYTGDRHKQKQVSYSWNHSVSEIINSLLAQGLQLEFFNEYPYSVYNCFPNLKEVEKGKFRFKPPYDKLPHTFSLKVRKPFSKKKISGRIEV; encoded by the coding sequence ATGAACGAACAAGATAAAGATTACGAAGATTATAAAAACGAGCAAGAGAAAGAGCCTAACGATTATTTAGAGGCAAACAGAAAGATGTGGAACTCGCTGACAGAAGCTCACCGAGACTCTAATTTTTATAATGTAGCGCAGTTTAAAAAAGATAGAAACTCCTTAAATTCTATCGAAATAAATGAGGTTGGAGATGTAAAAGGAAAATCACTTCTACATTTGCAATGTCATTTTGGAATGGATACGCTTTCTTGGGCAAATATGGGAGCTAAAGTTACAGGAATGGATATGTCGGATGCTTCTATTGAACTAGCAGGAGAACTTAGCCGAGAGATAGAAACACCTGCTAATTTTGTAGTTTCTGATGTATATTCACTCAGAGATAACTTAGAAGGAGAGTTTGATATTGTTTTCACCTCTTATGGTGCAATTGGTTGGTTGCCAGACCTCAATAAGTGGGCAGAAATAGTGGCAAGTTATATAAAAGAAGGTGGATTTTTCTATATGGTAGAATTTCATCCAGTAATTTATATGTATGAATGGGGAAATAATTTTGCCTTGCAGTATTCTTATTTCAACGAATCGTCTATTGTGGAGGAAGTAGAACAGTCTTATACAGGCGACAGACACAAACAAAAGCAAGTTTCTTATTCTTGGAATCACTCAGTAAGCGAAATTATAAATTCTCTGTTAGCGCAAGGCTTGCAATTAGAATTTTTCAATGAATATCCGTATAGTGTTTACAACTGCTTTCCAAATCTAAAAGAAGTAGAAAAAGGAAAGTTCCGTTTTAAGCCTCCTTATGATAAACTGCCTCATACTTTCTCATTAAAAGTTAGAAAACCATTTTCTAAGAAAAAAATCAGTGGAAGAATTGAGGTGTAA
- the topA gene encoding type I DNA topoisomerase, protein MSKNLVIVESPAKAKTIENYLGKDFTVTSSFGHVRDLPKSNDAIDIENNFNPTYVISKDKEDVIRSLRKLAKNAETVWLATDDDREGEAISWHLKEALELDKKDTKRIIFREITKSAILNAIQNPRTIDDDLVNAQQARRILDRLVGFELSPVLWKKVKYGLSAGRVQSAAVRVVVEREREIDAFNANSFYKIDAIFDVENGKKLNAELVKRLSEKTLAQQFLENCVAATFKIEDLEKKPAKKSPAPPFTTSTLQQEASRKLGFSVSQTMMIAQRLYEAGHISYMRTDSVNLSVEARQNAENEIKASYGAEYSKNRVYKTKSNSAQEAHEAIRPTNFANRQPVSDGQQQRLYELIWKRAIASQMSDAKLERTIVTIGITKEGKKIQETLKATGEIIKFEGFLKVYLESKDDEEDEENSETKGVLPPLKVGQELDLEQMTATERFTRPKPRYTEASLVKELEEKGIGRPSTYAPTISTIQKREYVVKESRDGVQRKYSVLTLKSDKISDKTKTETTGAEKNKLFPTNMGMVVNDFLVGNFPNIVDLTFTAQVEEQFDKIADGNLDWEKMLKSFYGEFHPQVEKVGKDGEYASTARELGKDPKTGRVIQARMGRYGALVEKLPLDPDDKEQKPEFASLLKGQYLDKITLEDALELFKLPRDVGMFENKKVVAAIGRFGPYIRHDGKFVSIPKEEDPLTINEERAIELIKEKREKDAKKIIKVFPENEEVRVLNGRWGPYIAVGKQNVKIPKDLDIEPKDLTLEKCLELAEAAPEKKGGRYVKKTAAKKAPAAKKATAKKTTAKKATTTKKTTTKKATKKKSD, encoded by the coding sequence ATGTCAAAAAATCTCGTCATAGTAGAATCTCCAGCCAAAGCAAAGACCATTGAAAATTATCTTGGAAAAGACTTTACCGTTACTTCTAGTTTCGGACATGTGCGTGATTTGCCAAAATCTAATGATGCTATCGATATTGAAAATAATTTCAATCCAACCTATGTCATTTCTAAAGATAAAGAAGATGTAATTCGTTCGCTTCGCAAACTTGCCAAAAATGCAGAAACAGTTTGGCTCGCAACGGATGATGACCGAGAAGGAGAAGCTATTTCGTGGCATTTAAAGGAGGCTTTAGAGCTTGACAAAAAAGATACAAAGCGTATTATTTTTAGAGAAATTACAAAATCGGCTATTCTAAATGCTATTCAAAATCCAAGAACGATAGACGATGATTTGGTAAATGCTCAACAAGCTAGACGTATTTTGGACAGGTTAGTAGGTTTTGAACTTTCTCCAGTACTTTGGAAAAAAGTAAAATACGGGCTTTCGGCAGGACGTGTGCAGTCGGCTGCTGTGCGTGTGGTGGTAGAAAGAGAAAGAGAAATTGATGCCTTCAACGCCAATAGTTTTTATAAAATAGATGCTATTTTTGATGTAGAAAATGGAAAAAAGCTAAATGCAGAACTGGTTAAGCGTTTGAGTGAAAAAACATTGGCGCAGCAGTTTTTGGAAAACTGTGTGGCTGCTACTTTCAAAATTGAGGATTTAGAGAAAAAACCAGCCAAAAAATCACCAGCTCCTCCATTTACTACTTCAACCTTGCAACAAGAAGCCAGTAGAAAATTAGGTTTTTCGGTTTCACAAACAATGATGATAGCACAAAGGCTCTATGAAGCAGGTCATATTTCATATATGCGTACCGATTCGGTTAATCTTTCAGTAGAGGCTCGCCAAAATGCAGAAAATGAAATTAAGGCTTCTTACGGAGCAGAGTATTCGAAAAATCGTGTGTACAAGACCAAATCAAACTCTGCACAAGAAGCACACGAAGCTATTCGTCCTACTAATTTTGCCAATCGTCAGCCTGTTTCAGATGGGCAGCAGCAACGACTGTATGAACTAATTTGGAAACGTGCTATTGCTTCTCAAATGTCGGATGCAAAGCTAGAGCGTACTATCGTTACGATAGGCATTACAAAAGAAGGAAAAAAAATACAAGAAACACTCAAAGCAACAGGCGAAATTATCAAGTTTGAAGGATTTTTAAAAGTATATTTAGAATCTAAAGACGATGAGGAAGATGAGGAAAACAGCGAAACAAAAGGTGTTTTGCCTCCTTTAAAAGTCGGACAAGAGCTAGATTTAGAGCAAATGACAGCCACAGAACGCTTTACTCGTCCAAAACCTCGTTATACAGAAGCCTCGTTAGTAAAAGAATTGGAAGAGAAAGGAATTGGTCGTCCTTCTACGTATGCTCCAACTATTTCAACTATCCAAAAAAGAGAGTATGTTGTCAAAGAATCAAGAGATGGTGTTCAGAGGAAATATTCTGTCTTGACACTTAAAAGCGACAAAATATCTGACAAAACAAAAACAGAAACAACTGGAGCAGAAAAAAATAAACTATTTCCTACCAATATGGGAATGGTAGTCAATGATTTTTTAGTGGGTAACTTTCCAAATATTGTTGACCTCACTTTTACAGCACAAGTAGAAGAGCAATTCGATAAAATTGCTGATGGAAATTTAGATTGGGAAAAAATGCTCAAATCTTTCTATGGAGAGTTTCATCCTCAAGTAGAAAAGGTTGGAAAAGATGGAGAGTATGCCAGCACAGCAAGAGAACTAGGCAAAGACCCAAAAACAGGTAGAGTAATACAGGCAAGAATGGGGCGTTATGGCGCACTCGTTGAAAAACTACCACTAGACCCAGATGACAAGGAACAAAAACCAGAATTTGCATCGCTTCTGAAAGGGCAATATTTAGATAAAATTACGTTAGAAGATGCCTTAGAACTTTTCAAACTGCCTCGTGATGTAGGAATGTTTGAGAATAAAAAAGTGGTAGCTGCTATTGGGCGTTTTGGTCCTTATATTCGCCACGATGGAAAGTTTGTTTCTATACCAAAGGAAGAAGATCCACTTACCATAAATGAAGAACGAGCTATCGAACTCATCAAGGAAAAACGAGAAAAAGATGCTAAAAAAATCATTAAAGTTTTTCCAGAAAATGAAGAAGTTCGTGTCTTGAACGGACGTTGGGGACCTTATATCGCTGTGGGTAAGCAAAATGTAAAAATTCCGAAAGACTTAGATATTGAACCTAAAGATTTGACTTTAGAAAAGTGTTTGGAACTTGCTGAAGCTGCACCAGAGAAAAAAGGAGGTAGATATGTAAAGAAAACAGCGGCGAAGAAAGCTCCTGCTGCTAAAAAGGCAACAGCAAAGAAAACAACAGCTAAAAAAGCCACTACAACCAAAAAAACAACAACTAAGAAAGCTACAAAGAAAAAGTCAGATTGA
- a CDS encoding TlpA family protein disulfide reductase has product MKKTKQFYFLAATFIISMCFSFVIKNNFDTVIPIDENQLIELTKKESDSLHIINFWATWCAPCVRELPHFNEANKKYNDQISMNLVSMDFDNQLEKRVIPFFQRKNFSEYAMDKYLITSMKYDDWMPKIDKNWSGSIPATLFYNKTKNVYHFHEGDFNEEELFHTIDSLLAL; this is encoded by the coding sequence ATGAAAAAAACAAAACAATTCTATTTTCTAGCAGCCACCTTCATTATTTCAATGTGCTTTTCATTTGTGATAAAGAATAATTTTGATACAGTTATTCCCATAGACGAAAATCAGCTTATTGAGCTTACCAAAAAGGAGAGCGATTCTCTGCATATCATAAATTTTTGGGCTACTTGGTGCGCTCCTTGTGTGCGTGAATTACCTCATTTTAATGAAGCTAACAAAAAATACAATGACCAAATTTCTATGAATCTTGTCAGTATGGATTTTGACAACCAATTAGAGAAACGAGTTATTCCATTTTTTCAGCGAAAAAACTTTTCAGAGTATGCAATGGATAAGTACTTGATTACGTCTATGAAATATGACGACTGGATGCCCAAAATAGATAAAAACTGGTCAGGCTCTATACCAGCCACGCTTTTTTACAACAAAACTAAAAATGTTTATCACTTCCATGAAGGCGATTTCAATGAAGAAGAACTCTTTCATACTATTGATTCGCTTTTGGCGTTGTGA
- a CDS encoding thioredoxin family protein, translating into MNYNKFFTSISVLVAMLVVVLFAAATDENGYAVGDEATDFNLKNIDGKMVSLASMKDAKGYIVTFTCNHCPYAKLYEDRLIELHNQFAEQGYPVVAINPNVLTQEDDTYEKMIERAAEKEFPFVYLADEDQNITKTYGATKTPHVYVLSKNDGKLKVEYIGAIDDNAKSAEEAEEMYVENAVNALLAGKKVKKKEAKAVGCSIKWKK; encoded by the coding sequence ATGAATTATAACAAGTTTTTTACTTCTATTTCTGTGTTAGTAGCTATGTTGGTGGTTGTCTTATTTGCTGCTGCTACCGATGAAAATGGATACGCTGTTGGTGATGAGGCAACAGATTTCAATTTGAAAAATATTGATGGCAAAATGGTTTCACTAGCTAGTATGAAAGATGCTAAAGGCTATATTGTTACTTTTACGTGTAACCACTGTCCGTATGCAAAACTTTATGAAGACCGTCTAATAGAACTTCATAACCAGTTTGCAGAGCAGGGCTATCCAGTAGTGGCTATTAATCCAAATGTTTTGACACAAGAAGATGACACTTACGAAAAAATGATTGAGCGTGCTGCAGAGAAAGAGTTTCCTTTCGTATATCTTGCAGACGAAGACCAAAATATTACCAAAACGTATGGTGCTACAAAAACTCCACACGTTTACGTATTGAGCAAAAATGATGGTAAGCTAAAAGTAGAATACATTGGAGCTATCGACGACAATGCAAAAAGTGCAGAAGAAGCAGAAGAAATGTATGTAGAGAATGCTGTAAATGCTCTTTTGGCTGGTAAAAAAGTAAAAAAGAAAGAAGCCAAAGCAGTAGGCTGTTCTATCAAATGGAAAAAATAA
- a CDS encoding outer membrane beta-barrel protein gives MKSFFCAFVFLFVCTLSVSVMGQTYNLEGKVLEEETNEPLIASNVVLRFANDTSKFVFATTDLEGKFYFKNLSQKEYFLQISFVGYQNHSQKIIISQPNTVLEPIYLQASTLLAVTIEGQQVVSEQLGDTTQYNASAFTTEKNADAETLLKKMPTITTENGQIQAQGEQVGRVLVDGKEFFGNDASVALKNLPAEIIEKVQVFDQESDQARFSGVSDGNTVKTINIVTKKDSRNGQFGKVYGGYGTDERYIGGGNINFFNGKQRISVIGITNNVSQQNFSTQDLLGVVGSENNTRRWRRNRGNPSDVNNFLVGGQNGITQTHSIGINYSDEWGKKIQLSGSYFFNLSQNDASTNLTRDFFLQEDNNSSTQNQFYRQNQISNSNNQNHRFALRFEYKIDSVNELILTPRLNIQNYKSENLTDATTSTTDNFLLNQTTNNLNSNSSALNFENDVLFRHRFKKRGRTISAKLNTQANIQDGENTLFANVETFKSADTLQQETFNQQNDILWATELEYTEPLSEKSSLQLEYEYSNNQLKNETETFDIFLENQTERQLNNQLSSTLESNYLYHQASAGYSYRTKKLNINTAFTYQNASLKGGQIFPYETDFNRNFQNILPRVVIRYKISENSNLRLIYRSSTRNPQITQLQEVLNNSNPLQLSTGNEDLKQQIENRYIARYSYNNPDKRINFFAFAYIRNTNDYITNSTWIATQDSLTVEGVLLSEGVQLTRPVNIDGYVTSRINAMIGIPFWKFNLNFNNQFSYNRTPTFINGEENIANNYVVTEGITLSSNINEKIDFGITYNLGYNIVENTIQPQADNNFITHNLEFRNLFFLGKGFLWQNDISYQSYNGLSDNFNQDFLLWSMGIGKRFLKNERAEIKLNVFDLLGQNNSIARNVTETYIEDIQTQVLQRYFMVSFTYMIRNFKTAKAIELEKQQRGSGRTRGRNN, from the coding sequence ATGAAATCTTTTTTCTGTGCTTTTGTGTTTTTATTTGTGTGTACATTGAGTGTCTCTGTTATGGGGCAAACTTATAACCTTGAGGGTAAAGTTTTAGAAGAAGAGACTAACGAGCCTTTGATAGCTTCCAATGTAGTCTTGCGCTTTGCTAACGATACATCAAAATTCGTTTTTGCTACCACCGACTTGGAAGGCAAATTTTATTTTAAAAATCTTTCACAAAAAGAATATTTTCTTCAAATTAGCTTTGTAGGGTATCAAAACCATTCCCAAAAAATTATTATCTCTCAACCCAATACGGTTCTAGAGCCTATATATTTACAAGCTAGTACACTTCTAGCCGTAACTATTGAAGGACAGCAGGTCGTCTCTGAACAATTAGGTGATACCACACAATATAATGCCTCTGCCTTTACTACCGAAAAAAATGCAGATGCAGAAACACTACTCAAAAAAATGCCAACCATTACTACGGAAAACGGACAAATTCAAGCACAAGGCGAACAAGTTGGACGAGTTTTGGTAGATGGAAAAGAATTTTTTGGAAATGATGCCAGTGTAGCTCTCAAAAATTTACCTGCCGAAATTATAGAAAAAGTACAAGTCTTTGACCAAGAAAGCGACCAAGCACGTTTTTCAGGAGTAAGCGATGGAAATACGGTCAAGACGATAAATATTGTTACTAAAAAAGATAGCCGAAACGGACAGTTTGGAAAAGTTTATGGTGGTTATGGTACAGATGAGCGTTATATTGGAGGAGGAAATATTAATTTCTTTAATGGAAAACAACGTATTTCTGTTATCGGAATTACAAATAATGTAAGTCAGCAAAATTTTTCTACCCAAGACCTTTTGGGTGTGGTGGGTTCAGAAAACAATACAAGACGTTGGAGAAGAAATAGAGGAAATCCAAGCGATGTAAATAATTTTTTAGTAGGTGGACAAAATGGAATTACTCAAACCCATAGTATAGGTATTAATTATAGCGACGAGTGGGGCAAAAAAATACAGCTTTCAGGAAGTTATTTTTTTAATTTGAGTCAAAACGATGCTTCTACCAACCTAACTAGAGATTTTTTCCTTCAAGAAGATAATAATTCATCGACTCAAAATCAGTTTTACCGACAAAATCAAATCAGCAATAGTAATAATCAGAACCATCGTTTTGCTCTTCGTTTTGAATACAAAATAGATTCGGTCAATGAACTCATACTTACACCACGTCTGAATATTCAAAATTATAAGAGTGAAAACTTGACTGATGCCACAACTAGCACCACAGATAATTTTTTACTCAACCAAACCACAAACAATTTAAATAGTAATTCCTCTGCCCTCAACTTTGAAAATGATGTTCTTTTTCGTCATCGTTTTAAGAAACGTGGACGCACTATTTCTGCCAAACTGAATACACAAGCCAACATACAAGACGGAGAGAACACACTTTTTGCCAATGTAGAAACCTTTAAAAGTGCTGATACTCTTCAACAAGAAACATTCAACCAACAAAATGATATTCTTTGGGCAACTGAATTAGAATATACAGAACCTCTCTCTGAAAAATCTAGTTTACAATTAGAATATGAATACTCTAACAATCAGTTGAAAAATGAAACTGAAACTTTTGATATCTTTTTAGAAAATCAAACTGAAAGACAGCTCAATAATCAGCTCTCTTCTACTCTTGAAAGCAATTATTTATATCATCAAGCAAGCGCAGGGTATAGTTACCGTACCAAAAAGCTCAATATTAATACTGCTTTTACTTACCAAAATGCTTCTTTGAAAGGAGGACAAATTTTCCCTTATGAAACAGACTTCAACAGAAATTTTCAAAATATCTTGCCTAGAGTTGTTATTAGGTACAAAATTTCTGAAAATAGTAATTTGCGCTTAATTTATCGTTCTTCTACTCGTAATCCTCAAATTACGCAACTTCAAGAAGTGCTTAATAACAGTAATCCTTTACAGCTTTCTACTGGAAATGAAGACCTCAAACAGCAGATAGAAAACCGTTATATTGCTCGTTATTCGTATAATAACCCTGACAAACGTATCAATTTTTTTGCCTTTGCTTATATCCGAAACACCAACGACTATATTACCAATTCTACTTGGATAGCTACACAAGATTCGCTAACAGTAGAAGGAGTTTTACTCTCAGAAGGAGTACAGCTTACTCGTCCTGTCAATATAGATGGATACGTTACCAGTCGTATCAATGCTATGATAGGCATTCCTTTTTGGAAATTTAATCTTAATTTTAATAATCAATTTTCATATAACCGAACACCTACTTTTATTAATGGTGAGGAAAATATAGCAAACAATTATGTTGTTACAGAAGGTATCACACTAAGTAGCAATATCAATGAAAAAATAGATTTTGGAATTACTTATAACTTAGGATACAATATTGTAGAAAACACTATTCAACCTCAAGCTGACAACAACTTTATTACACATAATTTAGAATTTAGAAACCTATTCTTTTTAGGAAAGGGATTTTTATGGCAAAATGACATAAGTTATCAGAGTTATAATGGTTTGTCAGATAATTTCAATCAAGATTTTTTACTTTGGAGTATGGGAATAGGCAAACGTTTTTTGAAAAATGAAAGAGCTGAAATAAAGTTAAATGTATTTGATTTATTGGGACAAAATAATAGTATTGCTAGAAATGTTACAGAAACCTACATTGAAGATATACAAACACAGGTTTTACAACGTTATTTCATGGTAAGTTTTACCTATATGATTCGTAACTTCAAAACAGCAAAAGCCATAGAACTAGAAAAACAACAAAGAGGAAGTGGCAGAACTAGAGGTAGAAATAATTAG
- a CDS encoding adenosylcobinamide-GDP ribazoletransferase has translation MKQPSLSKFESILPQLHYQLRLFLTALMFYTRIPVPRWVGYSDEQLNKSSVYFPFIGWIVGGFGALIFLGSEFLFSHYVAIILSMIATILLTGAFHEDGFADVCDGFGGGWEKGKILEIMKDSRIGAYGMIGTAMLLLLKYTALLTLFEFMEASSLNSFWIIFLIGHSLSRFTALTFVYTHEYAREDAKSKVKPIAKQLSATEIIVGAIFGFLPIFLFSPWSVGALVIAPLFALKLYLGYYFKKWIGGYTGDCLGATQQISEVVIYLYFIGILKLLGSL, from the coding sequence ATGAAGCAACCCTCATTATCCAAATTTGAATCTATCTTACCCCAACTGCACTACCAGTTACGTCTTTTCCTAACAGCTTTGATGTTCTACACTCGTATTCCTGTTCCCAGATGGGTAGGATATAGCGATGAGCAACTCAATAAATCTTCTGTTTATTTTCCCTTTATCGGCTGGATAGTAGGAGGCTTTGGTGCGCTTATATTTTTGGGTAGTGAGTTTTTGTTTTCGCATTATGTAGCCATTATTTTGAGTATGATAGCTACTATTCTCTTGACAGGAGCTTTTCATGAGGATGGTTTTGCTGATGTTTGCGACGGTTTTGGAGGAGGATGGGAAAAAGGAAAAATCTTAGAAATAATGAAAGATTCTAGGATTGGAGCGTATGGAATGATTGGAACTGCCATGCTTTTGCTTTTGAAATACACAGCCTTACTTACACTTTTTGAGTTTATGGAAGCTAGTTCTCTCAATTCTTTTTGGATTATTTTTTTGATAGGGCATAGCCTAAGCCGTTTTACAGCGCTAACTTTTGTCTATACACATGAGTATGCTCGTGAAGATGCAAAAAGTAAAGTCAAACCGATTGCCAAGCAGCTTTCTGCTACTGAAATTATTGTAGGAGCTATTTTTGGATTCTTGCCTATTTTTCTCTTTTCGCCATGGTCGGTAGGTGCACTTGTGATTGCTCCCTTGTTTGCTTTGAAATTATATTTGGGCTATTATTTTAAAAAATGGATTGGAGGTTATACAGGCGACTGTTTGGGTGCAACACAGCAAATTTCGGAAGTTGTGATTTATCTTTACTTTATTGGTATTTTGAAACTTTTGGGAAGTTTGTAA
- a CDS encoding tryptophan 2,3-dioxygenase family protein codes for MDFKLTPEIEEKIKLLAVKYDSMGQDLISYLDGLLYANYLTYWDYIHLDTLLSLQDPKTDFPDETIFITYHQITELYFKLIMHELDQVSWLKDANGKVFLEKVRRVNRYFRHLVNSFEIMVEGMDYTEFLKFRMSLLPASGFQSAQYRKIEILCTDFQYLVEESQRDLFDEHSRIEEMFGYAYWKRGAIETESGMKTLTLRQFERKYSEDLLKLTKRCRTRNLWFIFSNRLQDSKLKDKIVHELRTLDALVNIDWRLSHFQAAVRYLNKDVDAVSATGGTNWQKYLPPRFQRQVFYPSLWSEEELENWGKSWVIQHVGSRTRVTPPSPSSTFRSEGKSNPAKEGNG; via the coding sequence ATGGACTTCAAACTTACACCAGAGATAGAAGAAAAGATAAAATTATTGGCTGTCAAATACGACTCCATGGGACAAGATTTGATTTCCTACCTAGATGGTCTTTTGTATGCCAACTATCTTACTTACTGGGATTATATCCACTTAGATACGCTTTTGAGCCTTCAAGACCCAAAAACAGATTTTCCAGACGAAACGATTTTTATTACTTACCATCAAATCACAGAGCTTTATTTCAAACTCATTATGCATGAGCTAGACCAAGTAAGTTGGCTCAAAGATGCAAATGGAAAGGTGTTTTTAGAAAAAGTACGCCGAGTAAACCGTTATTTTAGACATTTGGTCAATTCTTTTGAAATAATGGTGGAGGGAATGGATTATACAGAGTTTTTAAAATTTAGAATGTCGCTCTTACCAGCAAGTGGGTTTCAGTCGGCTCAATACAGAAAAATAGAAATTTTGTGTACCGATTTTCAGTATTTGGTAGAAGAAAGCCAAAGAGATTTATTTGATGAACACTCTCGTATTGAGGAAATGTTTGGTTATGCGTATTGGAAACGAGGAGCTATCGAAACAGAATCGGGAATGAAAACTCTTACATTGCGACAGTTTGAAAGAAAATATTCAGAAGACCTTTTAAAGCTAACCAAACGCTGCCGAACTCGCAATTTGTGGTTTATTTTTTCAAATCGTTTGCAGGACTCAAAACTTAAAGATAAAATCGTCCATGAACTCCGAACTTTGGATGCTCTTGTTAATATAGATTGGCGACTTTCACACTTTCAAGCTGCAGTCCGTTATCTGAACAAAGATGTAGATGCTGTTTCTGCCACAGGTGGAACAAACTGGCAAAAATATCTTCCTCCTAGATTTCAGAGACAAGTTTTTTATCCATCGCTTTGGAGTGAAGAAGAGTTGGAAAACTGGGGGAAATCTTGGGTGATTCAGCACGTCGGTTCTCGTACTCGTGTAACGCCTCCTTCTCCTTCATCTACTTTTCGTTCGGAAGGAAAGTCTAACCCTGCTAAAGAAGGGAATGGTTAG
- a CDS encoding tetratricopeptide repeat protein produces the protein MAKTSDKKTIKTQAKKGEASEVQEINPDIEAGAEQFYKTVEADRLQQSILEVSENKGLRNAIFGILGLVAVAVVGLFGYQWYVEKQEVKAQKELFPAQFYFEKDSLNAALKGDASTTSGVEKIADDYSITKAGDLAAFYEGVAYLKEGKFNEAIESLKQFSADDYLVQARAYSLIGDAYMELENADEAITYYKKAANHYPNDVFTPEYLMKLALAYEVKNDFAMAAQAYETIIENHKKSDMVNKAKRALGRAESMKKKAA, from the coding sequence ATGGCAAAAACATCAGACAAAAAGACAATAAAAACACAAGCCAAAAAAGGAGAGGCAAGCGAAGTTCAAGAAATCAATCCAGATATTGAAGCTGGTGCAGAACAGTTCTACAAAACTGTTGAGGCTGACCGTTTGCAACAAAGCATTTTGGAAGTTAGTGAAAACAAAGGTCTTAGAAATGCTATTTTTGGTATTTTAGGATTGGTAGCCGTTGCAGTAGTAGGTCTTTTTGGTTATCAGTGGTATGTAGAAAAACAAGAAGTAAAAGCACAAAAAGAGCTTTTCCCAGCACAGTTTTACTTTGAAAAAGATTCTTTGAATGCAGCTCTTAAAGGCGATGCTTCAACAACTTCTGGAGTTGAGAAAATTGCAGATGACTATTCTATAACAAAAGCAGGCGATTTGGCTGCTTTTTATGAAGGAGTTGCTTACTTGAAAGAAGGAAAGTTCAATGAAGCGATTGAAAGCCTCAAACAATTTAGCGCAGATGATTATTTGGTTCAAGCAAGAGCTTATTCTTTGATTGGTGATGCGTATATGGAGCTTGAAAATGCAGATGAAGCAATTACGTATTACAAAAAAGCTGCTAATCATTATCCAAATGATGTTTTTACGCCAGAATATTTAATGAAATTAGCTTTAGCGTACGAAGTGAAAAATGATTTTGCTATGGCTGCACAGGCTTATGAAACTATCATAGAAAACCACAAAAAGTCAGATATGGTAAACAAAGCAAAACGTGCATTAGGACGTGCTGAAAGTATGAAAAAGAAAGCTGCTTAA